One segment of Manduca sexta isolate Smith_Timp_Sample1 chromosome 27, JHU_Msex_v1.0, whole genome shotgun sequence DNA contains the following:
- the LOC115445612 gene encoding uncharacterized protein LOC115445612: MVTFKQNAPFGSNVKRFVRPTSHPGLDPSGFFVTRSDGCDPCRYTPISMHKVFEVNKNVVKQPWMYKAELEAWSKNLGYRNQRVLEYRQWRNTLLGPAWHTVPDPTRYEPACKNVGFGRTTRSKPTRNNIPGPGTYYKAVPFKAPYGPHSSRPTFDREEPCRFKDTAPKWSLAPDRYKITDHEAIENKSKKVVSLRGPYDLFTGKRDGSTIKNHFNTSLRCAAATWPNALPGSFETYKKSRLGVMNKTGRNLPYRGRNALVDLVMCLRRAEEPGPAHLNVDKPKVFKQNKRGFNSSYDKPPGYQRVVVWPGVGRYSVKDVSCGILGQGHRHVFISKEGRTIGAVIPQPMNSF, encoded by the coding sequence ATGGTAACATTTAAGCAAAACGCCCCGTTTGGCTCGAACGTCAAAAGATTCGTCCGACCAACGTCACACCCTGGATTGGACCCGAGCGGTTTCTTCGTAACGCGGTCGGATGGTTGCGACCCGTGCCGCTACACCCCCATATCCATGCATAAAGTATTTGAAGTCAACAAAAATGTAGTGAAACAACCGTGGATGTATAAAGCTGAACTAGAAGCGTGGTCCAAGAACTTGGGATACAGAAACCAAAGAGTTCTCGAATACAGACAATGGCGCAATACTTTACTCGGGCCCGCTTGGCATACAGTGCCAGATCCTACCAGGTACGAGCCAGCATGCAAAAACGTAGGGTTCGGCAGAACAACTCGATCAAAACCTACAAGGAACAACATACCTGGTCCAGGCACTTATTATAAGGCGGTACCTTTCAAAGCCCCGTACGGGCCGCACTCGTCGCGCCCAACATTCGACAGAGAAGAACCATGTAGATTCAAAGACACCGCACCGAAGTGGTCGCTCGCACCTGACCGTTATAAAATTACTGATCACGAAGCCAtcgaaaataaatcaaagaaaGTAGTGTCTTTGCGAGGTCCTTATGATTTATTTACCGGCAAACGAGATGGGAGCacgataaaaaatcattttaacacATCGCTTAGGTGCGCAGCAGCGACGTGGCCAAACGCATTGCCCGGTAGCTTTGAGACGTACAAGAAATCCCGCTTAGGAGTTATGAACAAAACTGGCAGGAACCTTCCGTACCGAGGAAGGAACGCCCTCGTGGACCTGGTGATGTGCCTTCGGAGAGCGGAGGAGCCGGGCCCGGCGCACCTCAACGTGGACAAGCCGAAGGTGTTCAAACAGAATAAGCGCGGGTTCAACAGCTCGTACGACAAACCGCCCGGATACCAGCGCGTGGTGGTGTGGCCCGGTGTCGGCCGATACAGCGTCAAGGACGTGAGCTGCGGCATCTTAGGACAAGGTCACAGGCACGTGTTTATTAGTAAGGAAGGTAGAACTATCGGGGCTGTCATACCTCAGCCCATGAactcattttaa